In the genome of Candidatus Nitrosotenuis sp. DW1, one region contains:
- a CDS encoding acetyl-CoA carboxylase biotin carboxyl carrier protein subunit, whose protein sequence is MEYKIEDVTGTFQGQILKNLGNNEYVIKIDSQEHQLKVLSMNPRGIEFILDQKYHKVKYLENTTAQMNLVVDGIPMKINTNSKFAEIVYKNTGGADSGDAQTSLRSQIPGKVVSVNVEDGTNVKKGDVVCVLESMKMQVSVKSHKDGVVKKIKVKGGMSVAKNDVLAEIE, encoded by the coding sequence ATGGAATACAAAATAGAAGATGTCACAGGAACGTTTCAGGGCCAAATCCTCAAAAATTTGGGGAACAACGAGTACGTAATTAAGATAGACTCCCAAGAGCACCAGCTCAAAGTTCTCAGCATGAATCCCCGCGGAATCGAGTTCATCTTGGATCAAAAATACCACAAAGTCAAGTATCTTGAAAATACGACAGCCCAGATGAATCTGGTAGTTGACGGAATTCCTATGAAAATAAATACGAATTCCAAGTTTGCTGAAATTGTTTACAAAAATACCGGCGGTGCCGACAGTGGTGATGCGCAAACAAGTCTGCGCAGCCAGATACCTGGAAAGGTTGTCTCGGTAAATGTAGAAGACGGTACAAATGTCAAAAAAGGCGACGTCGTGTGCGTTTTAGAGTCAATGAAGATGCAGGTCTCAGTCAAATCTCACAAGGACGGCGTAGTCAAAAAGATCAAAGTCAAAGGCGGAATGTCCGTTGCTAAAAACGACGTCTTGGCGGAAATAGAATAA
- the nuoH gene encoding NADH-quinone oxidoreductase subunit NuoH, with the protein MSAIAPKFRFSYFLKSILDNVFWIVTLFTLIGIPLVMILLFYIELPVINGNKLLDPYLALTTLADPSRQIPMLKSIIHSDFFRITAFPGFGFAALLAAATIFIERKMLAKLQLRVGPFYCGKVEGILQLMGDGLKLISKEIIIPAKADKPIFWAAPVLFVATAAAFVSLIPVASGGWVVADVDVGLLAVFAVIGFFPVITVLSAWSANSKYPFIGGLRALHQMVSFEIPLILSVLGIVILTGSLNLTEIVQSQAHYWWIVFLPIGAIVFFIAILAELERIPFDLPEAESEIVAGWLTEFSGMMYGLVQLGSYVKLYAFAALFVVLFLGGWHGPMVWPPFPEEIITNGITMGPITVHLPGLPLFDQQMLNDVLWFVIKTMGVIFVILLPRGVFPRIRIDLLLHIGWYKLIGLSFVNIFIALGLLYAGVLGPGGIL; encoded by the coding sequence ATGTCCGCCATTGCACCAAAATTCCGCTTCAGCTATTTCCTAAAGTCTATTCTCGATAATGTATTTTGGATAGTCACTCTCTTTACGTTAATTGGAATTCCGCTTGTAATGATACTCTTGTTCTACATCGAGCTTCCAGTAATCAATGGCAACAAGCTCCTAGACCCATACCTTGCACTGACCACCCTGGCTGATCCGTCAAGACAGATCCCGATGCTAAAATCGATTATTCACTCTGACTTTTTTAGAATAACTGCGTTTCCAGGATTTGGATTTGCGGCACTGCTTGCAGCTGCAACAATTTTTATCGAAAGAAAAATGCTTGCCAAGCTACAGCTCAGGGTAGGGCCGTTCTACTGTGGCAAGGTAGAGGGAATCTTGCAGCTTATGGGAGACGGACTAAAACTGATATCAAAAGAAATCATCATTCCAGCAAAAGCAGACAAGCCGATATTTTGGGCAGCGCCAGTGCTTTTTGTAGCAACCGCGGCCGCATTTGTGTCTCTAATCCCGGTTGCAAGCGGCGGATGGGTCGTTGCAGATGTAGACGTTGGGCTGCTGGCAGTCTTTGCAGTAATTGGATTCTTCCCCGTTATCACAGTCTTGTCGGCCTGGTCTGCAAACAGCAAGTACCCGTTCATCGGCGGACTGAGGGCACTGCACCAAATGGTCTCATTTGAAATCCCGCTAATTCTGTCAGTCCTTGGAATCGTAATTCTTACCGGCTCTCTAAACCTGACAGAAATTGTCCAAAGCCAGGCTCACTACTGGTGGATTGTCTTCCTACCAATAGGCGCAATCGTGTTCTTTATCGCTATTCTAGCAGAACTTGAAAGAATTCCATTTGACCTCCCAGAGGCAGAAAGCGAAATAGTCGCAGGATGGCTTACAGAATTTTCAGGAATGATGTACGGGTTGGTCCAGCTGGGATCATACGTCAAGCTGTACGCGTTTGCAGCCCTGTTTGTCGTGCTGTTCTTGGGCGGATGGCACGGACCAATGGTGTGGCCGCCGTTCCCAGAAGAAATCATCACAAACGGCATAACTATGGGGCCGATAACCGTGCACCTGCCAGGACTGCCGCTGTTTGATCAGCAAATGCTCAACGACGTTCTCTGGTTTGTGATAAAAACAATGGGCGTCATATTTGTCATACTGCTTCCAAGGGGCGTGTTCCCAAGAATCAGAATTGATCTTCTGCTGCACATTGGCTGGTACAAATTAATCGGCCTTTCTTTCGTTAACATCTTTATAGCACTCGGCTTGCTGTATGCAGGAGTACTAGGTCCAGGGGGGATATTGTAA
- a CDS encoding NADH-quinone oxidoreductase subunit D: MTTQLPPGLQLEKLNERIMTLNVGPQHPGSGHMRLVIKVDGDYIVSCDPDPGYVHRGEEKMAEYRNYIQNIPHLERPVIHDSCNVLYPYCLGVEELLGVEVPERAQYLRVIASELNRCVYIQYWLAIYGIFLGHSTMFMWPAGDRELFIDLLEKMTGARVTHAFFVPGGIRNDVPANFEDMCLKRVNYFEKRIKEYAAIFYDNPILISRTRGTGVLSRDDAIRLGTTGSTLRASGVDFDLRKKEPYDVYGELDVHSNVLKDGDSYARSKIPWLDMLESCNIIRQALQKMPKSGSVRVKLKPNPKGGNDEVYKRVESGRGSLGCYIVSRSKPEPYRVKMSVGSFRNLICMPYLLKGEKLGNMPAVYWSLNYWPVEADR, encoded by the coding sequence ATGACCACTCAGCTACCACCTGGATTGCAATTAGAAAAACTAAACGAGCGCATCATGACGCTCAACGTAGGCCCGCAGCACCCTGGCTCTGGCCACATGAGGCTTGTAATCAAAGTCGACGGCGACTATATCGTATCATGTGACCCAGATCCTGGCTATGTTCACAGGGGAGAGGAAAAGATGGCAGAGTACAGAAACTATATCCAAAACATTCCCCACCTTGAAAGGCCTGTAATTCATGATTCCTGCAACGTGTTGTACCCATACTGTCTGGGGGTAGAAGAGCTGCTCGGAGTCGAGGTACCAGAAAGAGCGCAATACCTCAGAGTAATAGCGTCTGAACTTAACAGGTGCGTTTACATCCAGTACTGGCTTGCGATATACGGAATATTTCTTGGGCATTCTACAATGTTCATGTGGCCAGCCGGAGACAGAGAGCTGTTCATTGACCTCCTGGAAAAGATGACCGGCGCCAGAGTGACGCACGCATTTTTTGTCCCAGGCGGAATAAGAAACGACGTTCCTGCAAACTTTGAGGACATGTGTCTTAAGCGCGTCAATTATTTTGAAAAACGAATCAAGGAATACGCAGCAATATTTTACGATAATCCAATCCTGATATCTCGAACACGCGGGACAGGAGTTCTGTCACGAGATGACGCCATACGCCTTGGAACAACGGGCTCTACTTTGCGCGCAAGCGGCGTCGACTTTGACCTGAGAAAAAAAGAGCCATACGACGTATACGGCGAACTTGATGTCCACTCTAACGTTCTAAAGGACGGCGATTCTTACGCACGATCAAAAATCCCGTGGCTTGACATGCTTGAGAGCTGCAACATCATCAGACAAGCGCTGCAAAAAATGCCCAAGTCCGGCTCTGTCAGAGTAAAGCTAAAGCCAAATCCAAAGGGAGGAAACGACGAAGTCTACAAGCGCGTAGAATCAGGACGCGGCTCACTTGGATGCTATATCGTTTCACGCAGCAAGCCAGAACCATACCGAGTCAAGATGAGCGTTGGCTCCTTTAGAAACCTGATTTGCATGCCGTACTTGCTAAAGGGAGAAAAATTAGGAAACATGCCAGCAGTTTATTGGAGTCTTAACTACTGGCCGGTGGAGGCTGACCGATAA
- a CDS encoding NADH-quinone oxidoreductase subunit J family protein, whose protein sequence is MADSVFLAISVLTIGSAIAALEVRSLIYGSISLMGTLGGIAGYFLLLDSPFVAMFQIAVYIGSIAVLILFTVMLVRRQLIFIKVEDKRRRYAGIGLMLIMMVALGAIILSSGIKTIQTDAPPIDFRTIGADFLTYYWPALILMALILASSVIGALTLARREDMEDDQRTN, encoded by the coding sequence ATGGCTGACTCGGTGTTTTTGGCAATATCTGTTCTGACAATTGGCTCTGCAATTGCCGCACTTGAGGTGCGCTCTCTGATTTACGGCTCTATCTCGCTAATGGGAACGCTTGGGGGAATCGCAGGATACTTTTTGCTGCTTGACTCTCCGTTTGTTGCAATGTTCCAAATCGCAGTATACATCGGATCTATCGCAGTTCTAATACTGTTCACAGTTATGCTTGTGAGGCGCCAGCTTATCTTCATCAAAGTAGAGGACAAGAGAAGAAGGTACGCTGGAATCGGACTGATGCTGATAATGATGGTGGCACTTGGAGCAATAATCTTAAGCTCTGGAATAAAGACAATTCAAACCGATGCGCCACCAATTGACTTTAGAACAATAGGTGCTGACTTTCTCACGTATTACTGGCCTGCACTGATACTGATGGCATTAATTCTGGCGTCGTCTGTAATTGGCGCGCTGACACTTGCAAGAAGGGAGGACATGGAAGATGACCAACGAACTAATTGA
- a CDS encoding redoxin domain-containing protein yields the protein MAVNIGDRAPEFELVDTELKMRKLSEFKGKKVVLSFFVAASSPVCTTEMCTFRDRWSEISNLGAQVIGISNDGPFANKAFAEKFNLNYPVLGDYKSKTIRDYDILMPDLLHVKGYDAAKRSVFVLDENGTVRYKWVSESPLVEPNYQEIIDFLKKGN from the coding sequence ATGGCCGTAAATATTGGCGACAGAGCTCCGGAATTTGAGCTTGTTGATACAGAATTAAAAATGAGAAAACTAAGCGAGTTCAAAGGCAAAAAAGTAGTTTTGTCATTTTTCGTAGCTGCAAGCTCTCCTGTGTGCACCACAGAAATGTGCACGTTCAGAGACAGATGGAGTGAGATATCAAATCTCGGTGCCCAAGTAATTGGAATAAGTAACGATGGCCCATTTGCAAACAAGGCTTTTGCAGAAAAATTCAATCTCAACTATCCAGTTCTTGGAGACTACAAAAGCAAAACAATTAGAGACTACGACATACTGATGCCAGATCTTTTGCACGTTAAAGGATACGATGCAGCAAAGCGCTCTGTTTTCGTATTGGATGAAAACGGAACCGTCAGGTACAAGTGGGTTTCGGAAAGTCCTCTAGTTGAACCAAACTATCAAGAAATAATTGACTTTCTAAAGAAAGGAAATTAA
- a CDS encoding NADH-quinone oxidoreductase subunit I has product MGTATGIIKALNSGIKHLAVKRFTLRYPEQKLKFVGDGYQFDPTTGVGIAGYKGRHMLFHDKCTGCQLCAIACEGVAEAIGMVKVQEDWKQNKKGIMPQIDYGKCVFCGLCVDACPFYALYMTNDYELSSFTKEALIYTPAQLQVKPYVQQDAEIVFDARGATHG; this is encoded by the coding sequence ATGGGAACAGCTACTGGAATTATCAAAGCATTAAACTCTGGAATAAAGCATCTTGCCGTAAAGCGATTCACACTCAGGTACCCAGAACAAAAACTAAAGTTTGTAGGGGACGGGTACCAGTTTGATCCAACAACTGGTGTCGGCATAGCGGGATACAAGGGAAGGCACATGCTGTTCCACGACAAGTGTACGGGGTGTCAGCTGTGTGCCATTGCATGCGAGGGAGTGGCAGAGGCAATCGGCATGGTCAAAGTGCAAGAGGACTGGAAACAAAACAAAAAGGGAATAATGCCGCAAATCGATTATGGCAAGTGCGTCTTTTGCGGGCTGTGCGTTGACGCATGCCCGTTTTATGCGCTATACATGACAAACGACTATGAGTTATCATCATTTACAAAAGAGGCACTAATCTACACGCCTGCCCAGCTGCAGGTAAAGCCGTACGTGCAACAAGACGCAGAAATAGTATTTGATGCAAGGGGTGCGACACATGGCTGA
- the nuoK gene encoding NADH-quinone oxidoreductase subunit NuoK, translated as MTNELIDFVIVSIALLAIGIYGVSVKRNAIRMLFAIEIIINAANLNLVAFARFIPNSQGQTFALFSIAIAAAEVAVGLALIIVAYRMYKNVDIAEFRSLKG; from the coding sequence ATGACCAACGAACTAATTGACTTTGTAATTGTATCCATTGCATTGCTTGCAATTGGAATCTACGGCGTGTCGGTAAAGCGAAATGCAATCCGCATGCTATTTGCAATTGAAATCATAATCAACGCAGCAAACCTTAACTTGGTTGCATTTGCGCGATTCATCCCAAACAGCCAGGGACAGACGTTTGCATTATTCTCAATCGCGATTGCCGCAGCAGAAGTGGCAGTCGGACTTGCACTGATCATAGTAGCATACAGAATGTACAAGAATGTGGACATTGCAGAATTTAGGAGCTTGAAGGGCTAA
- a CDS encoding acetyl-CoA carboxylase biotin carboxylase subunit, with product MIKKVLIANRGEIALRVIKTCKALGIKTVAVYSDEDYNSLHVKQANESYHIGKAAPKESYLNQEKIMEAILASGADAVHPGYGFLSENSDFAKLCEDNKINFIGPSSASMDLCGDKMRCKSAMLKAKIPTIPGSPDLVKDVEEALNVANKIGYPVLLKSVYGGGGRGIRLVNTDKELREAFETVTGESIAAFGKSAILVEKFLEKIRHIEYQLARDKHGHAVHIFERECSIQRRNQKLIEQTPSPVVDQKTRDRIGELAVKAAEAVDYTNLGTAEFLRADNGEFYFIEINARLQVEHPITELVSGLDLVKLQIDIANGEPIPFQQKDLKMNGYAIECRINAEDTFLDFAPSTGPVPDVTIPSGPGIRCDTYLYSGCTVSPYYDSLMAKLCAWGQNFEESRTRMLNALNDFYIQGVETSIPLYKTILKTDEYKKGSLSTDFLKRYGIIDKLTKDIQDEKLENKDPALAAAIMHSEYLKSRVKSSPTGSSSWKNKLD from the coding sequence ATGATAAAAAAAGTCCTTATCGCAAACAGGGGGGAAATAGCCCTACGGGTGATCAAGACGTGCAAGGCACTTGGCATCAAAACAGTCGCAGTTTATTCTGATGAGGACTACAACTCGTTGCACGTAAAGCAGGCAAACGAATCATATCATATCGGCAAGGCAGCTCCGAAGGAAAGCTACCTTAACCAGGAAAAAATCATGGAAGCGATTCTTGCATCTGGCGCAGATGCGGTCCATCCAGGATACGGATTTCTTTCTGAGAACTCTGACTTTGCAAAACTTTGTGAGGATAACAAGATCAACTTTATCGGCCCGTCATCTGCGTCCATGGACCTTTGCGGCGACAAGATGAGATGCAAGTCTGCAATGCTAAAAGCAAAGATCCCAACCATCCCTGGAAGCCCGGACCTGGTAAAAGACGTCGAAGAGGCACTAAACGTTGCAAACAAAATCGGATACCCAGTTCTGCTAAAGTCAGTTTATGGGGGTGGAGGAAGGGGAATCCGACTCGTAAACACTGACAAGGAATTGCGCGAGGCGTTTGAAACAGTAACTGGCGAGTCAATAGCGGCATTTGGAAAATCCGCAATTCTTGTTGAAAAGTTCCTTGAAAAAATCCGTCACATCGAATACCAGTTGGCCCGAGACAAGCACGGTCACGCGGTCCACATATTTGAAAGGGAGTGCTCCATTCAGAGACGCAACCAAAAACTCATCGAGCAAACACCGTCACCCGTAGTTGATCAGAAAACGAGAGATAGAATCGGAGAACTGGCAGTCAAGGCAGCTGAGGCAGTCGATTATACGAATCTTGGAACAGCAGAATTTCTGAGGGCTGACAACGGAGAATTTTACTTTATTGAAATTAATGCTAGGTTGCAGGTGGAGCACCCGATCACAGAACTTGTTTCTGGGCTGGATCTTGTAAAACTGCAAATTGATATTGCAAACGGGGAGCCGATTCCGTTCCAGCAAAAAGATCTTAAAATGAACGGCTATGCAATTGAATGCAGAATAAACGCAGAAGACACGTTTTTGGACTTTGCCCCGTCTACTGGCCCTGTGCCCGATGTCACAATTCCGTCTGGACCGGGGATTCGCTGTGACACTTATTTGTACTCTGGCTGCACCGTTTCGCCATACTATGACTCGCTTATGGCAAAGCTTTGCGCGTGGGGACAGAACTTTGAAGAATCAAGAACTCGAATGCTCAACGCGCTAAATGATTTCTACATTCAGGGCGTAGAGACATCGATTCCACTTTACAAGACAATTCTCAAGACAGACGAGTACAAAAAAGGCAGCCTTTCAACAGACTTTCTGAAAAGATACGGGATCATTGACAAGCTGACCAAAGACATTCAGGACGAAAAACTTGAAAATAAAGATCCTGCTCTTGCGGCAGCCATAATGCATTCTGAATACTTGAAAAGCAGAGTAAAGAGTTCGCCCACTGGAAGCTCGTCGTGGAAAAATAAACTGGATTGA
- a CDS encoding NADH-quinone oxidoreductase subunit C, which produces MSQPESPETKPVATAQPQKELPKFEKSIADKLEGKFSSKVAIEFVKPTRIRVKVKKEDVLDVARFLRDEIHFDHAESVTGVDYPDQKEIEVVYHLGSYTDPELSKQVLTLATRASREENPNPGNDSTRLPSLRDIFYSVEFHERECFEMLGVYFENHPDNRRLLLPEDWADLPPMRKDFKIKGR; this is translated from the coding sequence ATGAGCCAACCAGAATCCCCCGAAACAAAGCCAGTAGCAACAGCACAACCTCAAAAAGAGCTGCCAAAATTTGAAAAATCAATAGCAGACAAGCTTGAGGGCAAGTTTAGCTCAAAAGTTGCAATTGAATTCGTAAAGCCAACTAGAATTCGAGTAAAAGTAAAGAAAGAAGACGTGCTTGACGTGGCAAGATTCCTCCGGGACGAGATTCATTTCGATCATGCCGAGTCCGTAACCGGTGTTGACTATCCTGATCAAAAAGAAATCGAGGTCGTGTATCACCTTGGATCCTACACAGATCCCGAGCTGTCAAAACAGGTTTTGACACTGGCAACAAGAGCTTCGCGGGAAGAAAACCCAAACCCTGGAAACGACAGCACCCGCCTGCCAAGTCTTAGAGATATATTCTACAGCGTAGAGTTTCACGAAAGGGAGTGTTTTGAAATGTTGGGAGTTTACTTTGAGAATCATCCAGATAACAGACGCCTGCTCTTGCCTGAAGACTGGGCAGACTTGCCGCCAATGCGCAAGGACTTTAAGATAAAGGGGAGATAG
- a CDS encoding NADH-quinone oxidoreductase subunit A, translating into MFGFAIVAVGPALLLSRMISPRRRSNPVKFLPMECGQVPQGEGRTHFMMQYYAYVLMFVVFDVMSIFLYAWGSTLLNLPKTATLPIIAFLGIMFAAMAFALYQSKRRNIW; encoded by the coding sequence ATGTTTGGATTTGCTATAGTTGCAGTAGGGCCGGCACTCTTGTTATCACGTATGATTTCGCCACGGAGAAGAAGCAATCCAGTAAAGTTCCTTCCAATGGAATGTGGCCAGGTCCCTCAGGGCGAAGGAAGAACTCACTTTATGATGCAATATTATGCCTACGTTTTGATGTTTGTTGTTTTTGACGTAATGTCTATTTTCCTGTATGCTTGGGGAAGCACACTGCTTAATCTTCCAAAAACTGCGACTTTGCCAATTATTGCGTTTTTGGGAATCATGTTTGCGGCAATGGCATTTGCACTTTATCAGTCAAAGAGGCGTAACATATGGTAA
- a CDS encoding sensor histidine kinase yields MAKFIRKSTETDLPDKKGRVIYFSKSPSENAETNLESHPRDPGSDHKEFDKLTKSPDDQVSIEDIDKKQDRIVTINNIIKEEEKQIKDIQTLIEQQSKNLDRAKKLLREKQSLLQTEFNRKTSQFSSSDKFSIVGEFSSKMAHDIRNPLSVIKIQVDLLKLRYSKQEDKILLDSLGRMERAVGGITTQLDDVLHFLKDRTLHLESIGILKILEESLFYIEKPENITIDLPTNDIAIMCDKTGMQRVFTNIILNSIQAMNNEGTVSIQASEQNDDVVIEVKDTGPGIPDKYMQKIFEPLFTTKKGGTGLGLSICKKIIDEHHGSIVIKNNPTTFTITIPKTQ; encoded by the coding sequence TTGGCAAAGTTCATTCGTAAAAGCACAGAGACAGATTTGCCTGACAAGAAGGGAAGGGTGATATATTTTTCAAAGTCCCCCTCTGAAAACGCAGAAACAAATCTGGAAAGTCATCCAAGAGATCCGGGCTCCGACCATAAGGAATTTGATAAACTGACAAAAAGCCCAGACGACCAAGTTTCAATTGAGGATATAGACAAAAAGCAAGATAGAATTGTTACCATTAACAACATAATCAAAGAAGAGGAAAAACAGATAAAAGATATTCAAACACTAATCGAGCAACAATCAAAAAACCTAGACCGGGCAAAAAAGCTCTTAAGGGAAAAACAATCCCTACTGCAAACCGAGTTTAATAGAAAAACAAGCCAGTTCTCCAGCTCTGACAAGTTTTCAATAGTTGGAGAATTTTCGTCAAAGATGGCGCACGACATAAGAAACCCTCTATCTGTGATAAAAATACAAGTGGATCTTTTAAAATTGCGCTACTCAAAACAGGAGGACAAGATACTGCTTGACTCACTTGGAAGAATGGAAAGGGCCGTGGGTGGAATCACTACCCAGCTTGACGACGTCTTGCATTTCCTCAAAGACCGCACACTGCATCTTGAGAGCATAGGCATCTTGAAAATATTAGAAGAGTCGCTTTTCTACATAGAAAAGCCTGAGAACATAACAATTGATCTTCCAACCAACGACATTGCGATCATGTGTGATAAAACCGGAATGCAGCGAGTATTTACAAACATAATTCTAAACTCCATCCAGGCAATGAACAACGAGGGAACAGTCTCAATTCAAGCCTCTGAACAAAATGATGATGTTGTAATTGAAGTAAAAGATACGGGTCCGGGAATCCCAGACAAGTACATGCAGAAAATATTTGAGCCGCTGTTCACTACAAAAAAGGGTGGAACCGGACTTGGATTGTCAATATGCAAGAAGATCATCGACGAGCACCATGGTTCCATAGTGATAAAAAACAACCCTACCACGTTTACAATAACGATTCCAAAAACCCAATAG
- a CDS encoding NADH-quinone oxidoreductase subunit B, protein MLKELITPQNANVFVGKLGDVLVKAIDAPLGYAINWGRLWSLWPVHIETACCSVEFGAASGPRYDVERFGIIEAFGSLRQCDLVVVQGTITRKMAPRLRLVYDQMPEPKYVIAMGACAITGGLYFDSYNVLPGIDGILPVDVYVPGCPPRPETLIQGCMLLQEKIKRMKAR, encoded by the coding sequence TTGCTAAAGGAACTCATAACACCGCAGAACGCAAACGTGTTTGTCGGCAAGCTTGGAGACGTCCTAGTCAAGGCAATAGATGCGCCACTGGGCTACGCCATTAACTGGGGCAGGCTATGGTCACTCTGGCCTGTGCACATCGAGACTGCGTGCTGCAGTGTGGAGTTTGGCGCCGCGTCAGGCCCACGATACGACGTCGAGAGATTTGGAATCATTGAAGCATTTGGATCCCTTCGACAATGCGACCTAGTCGTGGTACAGGGAACAATCACGAGAAAGATGGCGCCTCGACTCAGACTGGTATATGATCAGATGCCAGAGCCGAAATATGTTATCGCTATGGGCGCATGTGCAATTACTGGCGGATTATACTTTGACTCGTACAACGTCCTGCCGGGAATCGACGGAATACTTCCAGTCGATGTGTATGTCCCAGGCTGCCCCCCTAGACCTGAGACCCTCATACAAGGATGTATGCTACTACAAGAAAAAATCAAAAGGATGAAGGCTAGGTAG
- a CDS encoding acyl-CoA carboxylase subunit beta yields the protein MHSDKIEKFLEKQNTALASGGQDKILAQHEKGKLTARERINLLLDEGSFTELDSLVTHHYYEYDMQKKKFFTDGVITGYGTISGRQVFVFAYDFTVLGGTLSQMGAKKITKVMDHATRTGCPIIGIADSGGARIQEGILSLDGFADIFYHNEVASGVVPQITASIGPSAGGAVYSPAMTDFVIMVEKAGTMYVTGPEVVKTVLGEEVSFEDLGGAMTHGTKSGVAHFVAKNEYDCMDKIKTLLSYIPSNNAEEPPIVANDDDPNRMDHNLINKIPDNSLQPYDMKEIIHSIVDNHVFFEIHELFAPNVVVGFARMNGRTVGIVANQPLFLAGALDIDSSNKASRFIRFCDCYGIPIITLVDTPGYMPGTNQEHNGIIRHGSKLLYSYCEATVPKITLVIGKAYGGAYIAMGSKNLRTDVNYAWPTAQIAVLGSEAAVKIMNKKDLDKAKNPDELKKQLTAEFNEKFANPYVAASTGSVDAVIDPAQTRPMLIKALEMLVNKRDRQLPRKHGNINL from the coding sequence ATGCATTCTGATAAGATTGAAAAATTTTTAGAAAAACAAAACACAGCGCTTGCAAGTGGCGGACAGGACAAAATACTGGCCCAACACGAAAAGGGAAAACTCACCGCACGGGAACGAATCAACCTGCTCCTAGACGAGGGCAGCTTTACCGAGCTTGACTCTCTTGTAACTCATCATTACTATGAATATGATATGCAGAAAAAGAAATTCTTCACTGACGGCGTAATTACCGGATATGGCACAATTTCCGGAAGACAGGTCTTTGTGTTTGCTTATGATTTTACTGTTCTTGGTGGCACGCTAAGTCAGATGGGCGCCAAAAAAATAACAAAGGTCATGGATCATGCAACCCGAACCGGCTGCCCAATAATTGGAATAGCCGACTCTGGCGGTGCGAGAATTCAGGAGGGAATTCTGAGTCTGGATGGATTTGCAGACATATTTTACCACAACGAGGTTGCGTCTGGCGTGGTTCCGCAAATCACTGCAAGCATCGGGCCGTCTGCCGGCGGAGCAGTGTATTCTCCTGCAATGACTGACTTTGTCATCATGGTGGAAAAGGCCGGAACAATGTATGTCACCGGTCCCGAAGTTGTCAAGACAGTCCTTGGAGAGGAAGTATCATTTGAGGATCTCGGCGGTGCGATGACACACGGAACAAAAAGCGGAGTCGCTCACTTTGTTGCAAAAAACGAGTACGACTGCATGGATAAAATCAAAACCTTGCTCTCATACATCCCATCAAACAATGCAGAAGAGCCCCCGATAGTTGCAAATGATGACGATCCAAACAGGATGGACCACAATTTGATAAACAAAATACCTGACAATTCTCTTCAGCCATACGACATGAAAGAAATCATCCACTCTATTGTTGATAATCACGTGTTCTTTGAAATCCACGAACTTTTTGCACCTAACGTAGTTGTCGGATTTGCAAGAATGAACGGAAGAACAGTTGGGATTGTCGCAAACCAGCCGCTTTTTCTTGCAGGTGCGCTAGACATTGACTCTTCAAACAAAGCATCAAGATTCATCAGGTTCTGCGACTGCTATGGAATCCCAATAATCACACTAGTTGATACTCCTGGATACATGCCGGGAACAAACCAGGAGCACAACGGAATAATTCGACACGGCAGCAAACTCCTCTACTCATACTGCGAGGCAACCGTCCCAAAAATAACACTGGTAATTGGAAAGGCATACGGCGGCGCCTACATTGCGATGGGCAGCAAAAACCTTCGAACCGATGTCAACTATGCGTGGCCTACTGCACAGATAGCAGTACTTGGCTCGGAGGCCGCAGTTAAAATCATGAACAAAAAGGATCTTGACAAGGCAAAAAACCCAGACGAGCTCAAAAAGCAGCTGACGGCCGAGTTTAATGAGAAATTTGCAAACCCCTACGTTGCGGCATCCACCGGTTCAGTTGATGCAGTTATCGATCCTGCCCAGACAAGACCAATGCTAATCAAAGCGCTTGAAATGCTTGTGAACAAACGAGACAGACAGCTTCCGCGAAAACACGGAAACATCAACTTGTGA